A region from the Sandaracinus amylolyticus genome encodes:
- the ettA gene encoding energy-dependent translational throttle protein EttA, whose amino-acid sequence MTDYIFTMKGVTKVHPPDKRIVTDLYLSFIPGAKIGVIGPNGMGKSSLLRIMAGEDKNFTGEAWIRPGATVGYVPQEPDIGRDRRVIDVVHEAVQPMRDALAKFEEISMKLGEVSDDDEMQKLLDEQAKLQDFIDAGDGWNLDTTLEIAMDALRLPPAEEIVNHLSGGEKRRVALCRTLLQKPDLLLLDEPTNHLDAESVAWLETHLHEYPGTIVSITHDRYFLDNVAEWILELDRGEAYPFKGNYTGWLEQKEKRLEVEEKQDSARKRKIAQELEWVRQSPKARQAKSKARLQAYESLVSEAQKAKRTDNEIFIPPGERLGDTVIEAKNVSKSFGDRLLYENLSFLIPKGAIVGIIGPNGAGKTTLFRMITGQMKPDAGEIKVGDTVKLMYVDQSRDALEPDNTVFKEVSKGQDKIVVGKTEIPSRAYVGLFNFKGGDQQKIVKTLSGGERNRVHLAKVLTQGGNVLLLDEPTNDLDVETLRSLEGALLEWPGVALITSHDRWFLDRIATHILAFEGDSNVVWFTGTYQDYEADRKKRLGAEADRPHRIKYRKLTR is encoded by the coding sequence ATGACCGACTACATCTTCACCATGAAGGGCGTGACGAAGGTCCATCCGCCCGACAAGCGCATCGTCACGGACCTCTACCTGTCGTTCATCCCCGGCGCGAAGATCGGCGTCATCGGCCCGAACGGCATGGGCAAGTCGTCGCTCCTCCGCATCATGGCGGGCGAGGACAAGAACTTCACCGGCGAGGCGTGGATCCGTCCGGGCGCGACGGTCGGCTACGTGCCGCAGGAGCCGGACATCGGCCGCGATCGCCGTGTGATCGACGTCGTGCACGAGGCCGTGCAGCCGATGCGCGACGCGCTCGCGAAGTTCGAAGAGATCTCGATGAAGCTCGGCGAGGTCTCGGACGACGACGAGATGCAGAAGCTGCTCGACGAGCAGGCGAAGCTGCAGGACTTCATCGACGCGGGCGACGGCTGGAACCTCGACACGACGCTCGAGATCGCGATGGACGCGCTGCGTCTGCCGCCGGCCGAGGAGATCGTGAACCACCTCTCCGGCGGTGAGAAACGACGCGTCGCGCTCTGCCGCACGCTGCTGCAGAAGCCGGATCTGCTGCTCCTCGACGAGCCGACGAACCACCTCGACGCCGAGTCGGTCGCGTGGCTCGAGACGCACCTCCACGAGTACCCGGGCACGATCGTCTCGATCACCCACGACCGCTACTTCCTCGACAACGTCGCGGAGTGGATCCTCGAGCTCGATCGCGGCGAGGCCTATCCCTTCAAGGGCAACTACACCGGCTGGCTCGAGCAGAAGGAGAAGCGGCTCGAGGTCGAGGAGAAGCAGGACTCGGCGCGCAAGCGGAAGATCGCGCAGGAGCTCGAGTGGGTGCGCCAGTCGCCGAAGGCGCGACAGGCGAAGAGCAAGGCGCGCCTGCAGGCGTACGAGTCGCTGGTGAGCGAGGCGCAGAAGGCCAAGCGCACCGACAACGAGATCTTCATCCCGCCGGGCGAGCGCCTGGGCGACACGGTCATCGAGGCGAAGAACGTCAGCAAGTCGTTCGGCGATCGCCTGCTCTACGAGAACCTGTCGTTCCTGATCCCGAAGGGCGCGATCGTCGGCATCATCGGTCCGAACGGCGCCGGCAAGACGACGCTCTTCCGGATGATCACCGGCCAGATGAAGCCCGACGCGGGCGAGATCAAGGTCGGCGACACCGTGAAGCTCATGTACGTCGATCAGTCGCGCGACGCGCTCGAGCCCGACAACACGGTCTTCAAGGAAGTCTCGAAGGGCCAGGACAAGATCGTCGTCGGCAAGACGGAGATCCCGTCGCGCGCGTACGTGGGTCTCTTCAACTTCAAGGGCGGCGATCAGCAGAAGATCGTGAAGACGCTCAGCGGCGGTGAGCGCAACCGCGTGCACCTCGCGAAGGTGCTCACGCAGGGCGGCAACGTGCTGCTGCTCGACGAGCCGACGAACGACCTCGACGTCGAGACGCTGCGCTCGCTCGAGGGCGCGCTGCTCGAGTGGCCGGGCGTCGCGCTGATCACGTCGCACGATCGCTGGTTCCTCGACCGCATCGCGACGCACATCCTCGCGTTCGAGGGCGACTCGAACGTCGTGTGGTTCACGGGCACGTACCAGGACTACGAGGCGGACCGGAAGAAGCGCCTCGGCGCCGAGGCGGACCGCCCGCACCGCATCAAGTACCGCAAGCTCACGCGCTGA
- a CDS encoding DUF1552 domain-containing protein, with the protein MLARRRFLQGLALSAAAAPFTSFGLRALAGPGDPPLRLVLWPMMNGSDPAHFWPSSVGATSLVTEPLRAFADQITYVRGLNVQGSDNHFAVRSIFTGAPVPDYLSPDPRVRSLDQVVAAHIDASGPTPVRSLHLGVRPADSYDFYQLYGRSTLFFTPEGPVDYEASPVAAYDRLFAGGPVDPGPTEPTVDLDAEALAITEAELGDLGARVTGLPSEEEKIAQHLASVRALRSTGEMPPPTTVSCETGSLASVERLRSALQGNPREAYKDEHFSNIFDAQVDVMARAMTCGLTRVATLQAGSADGNVLVPVNGGQPHHNTSHGDQALFARCQAWYMEKLARFLTAIDVPDPLDPSGNTVLSNTCVVVMAECLPSSHSSMGVPTMIIGRLGGRLRTNAIIDAAGATNRHVLKAVCRAFGVSDADSGHFGGDELREVRS; encoded by the coding sequence ATGCTCGCACGCCGCCGCTTCCTCCAGGGGCTCGCGCTCTCGGCCGCAGCCGCTCCCTTCACGTCGTTCGGACTGCGCGCGCTCGCAGGTCCCGGCGATCCGCCGCTGCGCCTCGTGCTGTGGCCGATGATGAACGGCTCGGACCCGGCGCACTTCTGGCCGTCGTCGGTCGGCGCGACATCGCTGGTCACCGAGCCGCTCCGCGCGTTCGCCGATCAGATCACGTACGTGCGCGGCCTCAACGTGCAGGGCTCGGACAACCACTTCGCAGTCCGAAGCATCTTCACGGGCGCGCCGGTCCCCGACTACCTCTCGCCCGATCCGCGCGTGCGCTCGCTCGATCAGGTCGTCGCCGCGCACATCGACGCGTCGGGCCCGACGCCGGTGCGCAGTCTCCACCTCGGCGTGCGCCCCGCGGACAGCTACGACTTCTACCAGCTCTACGGGCGCTCCACGCTCTTCTTCACGCCCGAGGGCCCGGTCGACTACGAGGCCTCGCCGGTCGCCGCGTACGATCGCCTCTTCGCGGGCGGTCCCGTCGATCCCGGCCCGACGGAGCCGACCGTCGATCTCGACGCCGAGGCGCTCGCGATCACCGAGGCCGAGCTCGGCGATCTCGGCGCGCGCGTCACGGGGCTGCCGAGCGAGGAAGAGAAGATCGCGCAGCACCTCGCGTCGGTGCGCGCGCTCCGCAGCACCGGCGAGATGCCGCCGCCGACCACGGTGTCGTGCGAGACGGGATCGCTCGCGAGCGTCGAGCGTCTGCGCAGCGCGCTGCAGGGCAACCCGCGCGAGGCGTACAAGGACGAGCACTTCTCGAACATCTTCGACGCGCAGGTCGACGTGATGGCGCGCGCGATGACGTGCGGCCTCACGCGCGTCGCGACGCTGCAGGCGGGCTCGGCCGACGGCAACGTGCTCGTGCCGGTCAACGGCGGTCAGCCGCACCACAACACGTCGCACGGCGATCAGGCGCTCTTCGCACGCTGCCAGGCCTGGTACATGGAGAAGCTCGCGCGCTTCCTCACCGCGATCGACGTGCCCGATCCGCTCGATCCGAGCGGCAACACGGTGCTCTCGAACACGTGCGTCGTGGTGATGGCGGAGTGCCTGCCGTCGTCGCACTCGAGCATGGGCGTGCCGACGATGATCATCGGGCGCCTCGGCGGGCGCCTGCGCACGAACGCGATCATCGACGCCGCGGGCGCGACCAACCGGCACGTGCTGAAGGCGGTGTGCCGCGCGTTCGGCGTGAGCGACGCGGACAGCGGTCACTTCGGCGGCGACGAGCTCCGGGAGGTGCGGTCGTGA
- a CDS encoding membrane dipeptidase, producing the protein MQHFPRASLLLLFALVVSACDEAPPHVERPPAPEHDGIHSFASGCYAMDATEPGSTNTRWLVAAPDGETFTFAATTQDAGARFTMRAADLGTYLFFDAERHYLVAQDDALARTSELTSDVLLVDDTYESPAEWDLQVSPHDAERFQLVHHATGRFLGTRGLVEDEARAAVIALYPTTGCTEFPELTLDAEGTIDPQRWDDGAVFGIVETHGHLFSNAGFGGGGQYHGAPFHRLGVEHALPSCEPFHGVDGRRDLIGFAFAGLGDLDVDALLPALITGMTPEANHATDGYPTFTDWPNSWGSATHQTMYYRWLERAWMAGLRLFVQHATSNSVLCEFMAGLPGASPTRYSCNDMVATERSIEAAYALERYVDAQSGGPGRGWFRIVTTPEDARRVIDEGKLAVILGIEVSNLFDCFLAPREGFPACDEAHVRAELDRYHELGVRAIFPVHKLDNAFSAGDGDRRVGQIGSFVNSGHWSSFVLDCPEVDSVFDHGDVVFGGLNMPREDYLAPPPNDMSGFAENPIGTLRPFLANLQEPPLEGDYCQSAGLTALGETLIGELIARGMIIEVDHLPRRAFLRAYEMLVEADYPAAGTHGNTFGGVIYELGGVSKTGLGRCSAPDRPGAMGDRLRDRVALIEEHGGYPAEGFGFDLNGFAGGPRPRFGEDSDCSTPQANGIEYPFESYRGDVTFTPPHLGERDVDFDTEGMLHIGLMPELIQDARNDGVTDEDLAPLFRSAEGYLRMWERAEARAAELRGE; encoded by the coding sequence GTGCAGCACTTCCCGCGCGCTTCGCTCCTCTTGCTCTTCGCCCTCGTGGTGTCCGCCTGCGACGAGGCTCCGCCCCACGTCGAGCGCCCTCCCGCGCCCGAGCACGACGGCATCCACTCGTTCGCGAGCGGCTGCTACGCGATGGACGCGACCGAGCCCGGCAGCACCAACACGCGCTGGCTCGTCGCCGCGCCGGACGGCGAGACCTTCACCTTCGCTGCGACCACGCAGGACGCGGGCGCGCGCTTCACGATGCGCGCGGCCGACCTCGGCACGTACCTCTTCTTCGACGCCGAGCGCCACTACCTCGTCGCGCAGGACGACGCGCTCGCGCGCACGTCCGAGCTGACGTCCGACGTGCTGCTCGTCGACGACACGTACGAGTCGCCCGCCGAGTGGGATCTCCAGGTCTCGCCCCACGATGCCGAGCGCTTCCAGCTCGTGCACCACGCGACCGGCCGCTTCCTCGGCACGCGCGGCCTCGTCGAGGACGAGGCGCGCGCCGCGGTGATCGCGCTCTATCCGACGACCGGATGCACCGAGTTCCCCGAGCTCACGCTCGATGCCGAGGGCACGATCGATCCGCAGCGCTGGGACGACGGCGCCGTGTTCGGCATCGTCGAGACCCACGGGCACCTCTTCAGCAACGCGGGCTTCGGCGGCGGCGGCCAGTACCACGGCGCGCCGTTCCATCGCCTCGGCGTCGAGCACGCGCTGCCGAGCTGCGAGCCCTTCCACGGCGTCGACGGCCGTCGCGATCTGATCGGCTTCGCGTTCGCGGGCCTCGGCGATCTCGACGTCGACGCGCTGCTGCCCGCGCTGATCACCGGCATGACGCCCGAGGCGAACCACGCGACCGACGGCTATCCGACGTTCACGGACTGGCCGAATTCCTGGGGCAGCGCGACCCACCAGACGATGTACTACCGCTGGCTCGAGCGCGCGTGGATGGCGGGCCTCCGCCTCTTCGTGCAGCACGCGACGAGCAACTCCGTGCTCTGCGAGTTCATGGCGGGCCTGCCCGGCGCGTCGCCCACTCGCTACTCGTGCAACGACATGGTCGCGACCGAGCGCTCGATCGAAGCGGCGTACGCGCTCGAGCGCTACGTCGACGCGCAGTCGGGCGGTCCCGGGCGCGGCTGGTTCCGCATCGTGACGACGCCCGAGGACGCGCGCCGCGTGATCGACGAGGGCAAGCTCGCCGTGATCCTCGGCATCGAGGTCTCGAACCTCTTCGACTGCTTCCTCGCGCCGCGCGAGGGCTTCCCCGCGTGCGACGAGGCGCACGTGCGCGCCGAGCTCGACCGCTATCACGAGCTCGGCGTGCGCGCGATCTTCCCGGTCCACAAGCTCGACAACGCGTTCTCCGCGGGCGACGGCGATCGACGCGTCGGACAGATCGGCAGCTTCGTGAACAGCGGCCACTGGTCGAGCTTCGTCCTCGACTGCCCCGAGGTGGACTCGGTGTTCGATCACGGCGACGTCGTGTTCGGCGGGCTCAACATGCCGCGCGAGGACTACCTCGCGCCCCCGCCGAACGACATGAGCGGCTTCGCGGAGAACCCGATCGGCACGCTGCGCCCGTTCCTCGCGAACCTGCAGGAGCCTCCGCTCGAGGGCGACTACTGCCAGAGCGCCGGCCTCACCGCGCTCGGCGAGACGCTGATCGGCGAGCTCATCGCGCGCGGGATGATCATCGAGGTCGACCACCTCCCGCGGCGCGCGTTCCTGCGCGCGTACGAGATGCTGGTCGAGGCCGACTATCCCGCGGCGGGCACCCACGGGAACACGTTCGGCGGCGTGATCTACGAGCTCGGCGGTGTCTCGAAGACCGGCCTCGGACGCTGCAGCGCGCCCGACCGTCCGGGCGCGATGGGCGATCGACTGCGCGATCGCGTCGCGCTGATCGAGGAGCACGGCGGCTATCCCGCCGAGGGCTTCGGCTTCGACCTCAACGGCTTCGCCGGCGGACCGCGCCCTCGCTTCGGCGAGGACAGCGACTGCAGCACGCCGCAGGCGAACGGCATCGAGTACCCGTTCGAGTCGTACCGCGGCGACGTGACGTTCACTCCGCCGCACCTCGGCGAGCGCGACGTCGACTTCGACACCGAGGGCATGCTGCACATCGGGCTGATGCCCGAGCTGATCCAGGACGCGCGCAACGACGGCGTCACCGACGAGGACCTCGCGCCGCTCTTCCGCTCGGCCGAGGGCTACCTGCGCATGTGGGAGCGCGCCGAGGCGAGAGCCGCGGAATTGCGAGGAGAATAG
- the hrpB gene encoding ATP-dependent helicase HrpB: protein MEALPIDPFLPEITAAARSGNLVLVAEPGAGKTTRVPRALLLDGGLAERGEIVVLEPRRIATRMAAKRVAEELGEEVGARVGYTVRFDDVSSAKTRVRFVTEGVLTRRLVADPTLRGVSAVVLDELHERSLHADLALAMVRALQRAERPDLRLVAMSATLEAERVASFLDAPVVRVPGRRYEVTIEHAEGADDRPLERRVAAAVKRALRESSEGHVLVFLPGAAEIRRAAEALEEGARALDVDVLPLHGDLPPAEQDRAVRPSARRKVILATNVAETSLTIDGVVAVVDSGLARVARHSPWSGLPTLETEPICQASATQRAGRAGRTRAGRAIRLYTKHDHDTRPRHDAPEIQRVDLADTVLALRARGVRDVLEFPFFEAPPRASIVAADRLLSLLGATTQEGALTSVGRDLLALPLHPRLGRVVLEADAHGLGTRGATLAALLAERDLRMSMRTRMSRDRDHAHESGTSDAVHRFELFEAVAAQGVSASRLRAHELDVAGGMAAARATEQIVRALKRVKGRPSEHADLDEDAILRRALLAGFPDRVARRRRAKEPDVVLAGGGSARLAETSVVREPELMVAIDAEERRGAIEVRTASAIEAEWLLEMLPDAIEDVRELRFDPKTGRLEKIAALRYLGLTIDESRGDAAGEPGAAAVLARALMEQGIDRLIDREALAQLRLRLALARKVDPSLPELDDARLLSVLEQASEGRRSVDEVKGAGLFDLLLADLGHDVTSKLDRLAPDHVSLPGRKRVTVHYELDRAPWIESRMQDFFGWLEGPRIGGEPVVLHLLAPNQRAVQVTTDLAGFWERHYPTLRKELMRRYPRHAWPEDPRRRE from the coding sequence ATGGAGGCGCTGCCGATCGATCCGTTCCTGCCCGAGATCACCGCTGCCGCGCGGTCGGGCAACCTCGTGCTCGTCGCGGAGCCGGGCGCGGGCAAGACGACGCGCGTGCCCCGCGCGCTGTTGCTCGACGGCGGGCTCGCGGAGCGCGGCGAGATCGTGGTGCTCGAGCCGCGGCGCATCGCGACGCGGATGGCGGCGAAGCGCGTCGCGGAGGAGCTCGGCGAGGAGGTCGGCGCGCGCGTCGGGTACACGGTGCGCTTCGACGACGTCTCGAGCGCGAAGACGCGCGTGCGCTTCGTGACCGAGGGCGTGCTCACGCGGCGGCTGGTCGCGGATCCCACGCTGCGCGGGGTGTCCGCGGTGGTGCTCGACGAGCTCCACGAGCGATCGCTCCACGCGGATCTCGCGCTCGCGATGGTGCGCGCGCTGCAACGCGCGGAGCGCCCGGATCTGCGGCTCGTCGCGATGAGCGCGACACTCGAGGCCGAGCGCGTCGCGTCGTTCCTCGATGCGCCGGTGGTGCGCGTCCCCGGGCGCCGTTACGAGGTGACGATCGAGCACGCGGAGGGCGCGGACGATCGCCCTCTCGAGCGGCGCGTCGCGGCCGCGGTGAAGCGCGCGCTCCGCGAGTCGAGCGAGGGGCACGTGCTGGTGTTCCTGCCGGGCGCGGCGGAGATCCGTCGCGCCGCGGAAGCGCTCGAAGAAGGCGCGCGCGCGCTCGACGTGGACGTGCTCCCGCTGCACGGCGACCTGCCGCCCGCGGAGCAGGATCGCGCGGTGCGCCCCTCGGCGCGCCGCAAGGTGATCCTCGCGACGAACGTGGCCGAGACGTCGCTGACGATCGACGGTGTGGTCGCGGTCGTGGACTCGGGGCTCGCACGCGTCGCGCGCCACTCGCCGTGGTCGGGGTTGCCGACGCTCGAGACGGAGCCGATCTGTCAGGCGAGCGCGACGCAGCGCGCGGGACGCGCGGGACGCACGCGCGCAGGGCGCGCGATCCGCCTCTACACGAAGCACGACCACGACACGCGGCCGCGCCACGACGCCCCCGAGATCCAGCGCGTCGACCTCGCGGACACGGTGCTCGCGCTGCGCGCGCGCGGGGTGCGCGACGTGCTCGAGTTCCCGTTCTTCGAGGCGCCTCCGCGCGCGTCGATCGTCGCGGCGGATCGGCTGCTCTCGCTGCTCGGCGCGACGACGCAGGAAGGCGCGCTGACGAGCGTGGGACGCGATCTGCTCGCGCTGCCGCTGCATCCGCGCCTCGGGCGCGTGGTGCTCGAGGCGGACGCGCACGGGCTCGGGACGCGCGGCGCGACGCTCGCGGCATTGCTCGCGGAGCGCGATCTGCGCATGTCGATGCGCACGCGGATGTCGCGCGATCGCGATCACGCGCACGAGAGCGGGACGAGCGACGCCGTGCATCGGTTCGAGCTCTTCGAGGCGGTCGCGGCGCAGGGCGTCAGCGCGTCGCGGCTGCGCGCGCACGAGCTCGACGTCGCGGGCGGGATGGCGGCCGCGCGCGCGACCGAGCAGATCGTGCGCGCCCTGAAGCGCGTGAAGGGTCGTCCGAGCGAGCACGCGGACCTCGACGAGGACGCGATCCTGCGGCGCGCGCTGCTCGCGGGGTTCCCCGATCGTGTGGCGCGGAGACGGCGCGCGAAGGAGCCCGACGTGGTGCTCGCGGGCGGGGGCTCGGCGCGGCTGGCGGAGACGAGCGTGGTGCGCGAGCCCGAGCTGATGGTCGCGATCGACGCCGAGGAGCGGCGCGGCGCGATCGAGGTGCGCACCGCGAGCGCGATCGAGGCCGAGTGGCTGCTCGAGATGCTGCCCGATGCGATCGAGGACGTGCGCGAGCTGCGCTTCGATCCGAAGACGGGACGGCTCGAGAAGATCGCGGCGCTGCGCTACCTCGGGCTCACGATCGACGAGTCGCGCGGGGACGCGGCGGGCGAGCCGGGCGCGGCCGCGGTGCTGGCGCGCGCGCTGATGGAGCAGGGGATCGATCGGCTGATCGATCGCGAGGCGCTCGCGCAGCTTCGCCTGCGGCTCGCGCTGGCGCGCAAGGTCGATCCGTCGCTGCCGGAGCTCGACGATGCGCGCTTGCTCTCGGTCCTCGAGCAAGCGAGCGAAGGGCGGCGCAGCGTCGACGAGGTGAAGGGCGCGGGGCTCTTCGATCTGCTGCTCGCGGACCTCGGGCACGACGTGACGTCGAAGCTCGATCGGCTCGCGCCCGATCACGTCTCGCTGCCGGGTCGCAAGCGCGTGACCGTGCACTACGAGCTCGATCGCGCGCCGTGGATCGAGAGCCGGATGCAGGACTTCTTCGGGTGGCTCGAAGGTCCGCGCATCGGTGGCGAGCCGGTGGTGCTGCACCTGCTCGCGCCCAATCAGCGCGCGGTGCAGGTCACGACCGATCTCGCCGGGTTCTGGGAGCGTCATTATCCGACGCTGCGCAAGGAGCTGATGCGGCGCTATCCGCGCCACGCGTGGCCGGAAGATCCGCGCCGCCGCGAGTGA
- a CDS encoding DUF2314 domain-containing protein encodes MKRTVMGIVLAAALAACGGSAAETTAGASTNERASAGGEGSSANTSDAPIDEVAAGNVVDVAQGDPELVAATGQAQSTLDEFIAALGAVDPSARGHAVKTTFRDGAIGEHMWVGQLRWDGERFHGVLDNDPVDVRNVRRGDAVVVERADVEDWLYFVGQEMRGGFTVRVLMERRARGE; translated from the coding sequence ATGAAGCGGACGGTGATGGGGATCGTGCTCGCGGCGGCGCTCGCGGCGTGCGGAGGGAGCGCGGCCGAGACGACCGCGGGCGCGAGCACGAACGAGCGCGCGAGCGCCGGGGGCGAGGGCTCGAGCGCGAACACGAGCGACGCGCCGATCGACGAGGTCGCGGCCGGCAACGTCGTCGACGTCGCGCAGGGCGATCCCGAGCTCGTCGCCGCGACGGGGCAGGCGCAGTCGACGCTCGACGAATTCATCGCGGCGCTCGGCGCGGTCGATCCGAGCGCGCGCGGGCACGCGGTGAAGACGACGTTCCGCGACGGCGCGATCGGCGAGCACATGTGGGTCGGCCAGCTGCGCTGGGACGGCGAGCGCTTCCACGGCGTGCTCGACAACGATCCCGTCGACGTGAGGAACGTGAGGCGCGGCGATGCCGTCGTGGTCGAGCGCGCGGACGTGGAGGACTGGCTCTACTTCGTGGGCCAGGAGATGCGCGGCGGGTTCACGGTGCGCGTGCTGATGGAGCGTCGGGCGCGCGGCGAGTGA
- a CDS encoding DUF1592 domain-containing protein: MKLVQAIVIIGALAMASVGCVGNLGDGAAGPSGSGRPGGPNNPGNPNNPRPNEPVPACPDGDELGPRVVRRLTASELETTIRTVFSLDASAWSGPTTPPDAASGDGFTGDVDRLRVNETYASRLLETGRAVADVVSAQPRLSTMLPCATAGDEACARNFVTTYARRLYRRAPTDAELNRYLEAYRRIVPAAGFPAWVRAATIAMVQSPHVVWRSELGTVSGDGVAQLAGWEIATELAYTYTGAPPDDALLSRAERGELDDPAVVRDVARSMVLDDAGAVRPAFRRIALRFFEQWASLSSLPNITKDVELYPGFTPAVRDAMRRELDAYFDHVILEERGGVAELLTSPSTYVDATLASYYGFGAASGGDMIAAERPEGWGIGLLAQGGWLSVQANAEITSPTRRGHFIRDRLLCQEIPPPPPTVGPLPEVDVGSVSTRERYEVLHASNESCNSCHRLMDPIGFGFEHLDAAGRRRETEGRFEIDDSGRLTNVSAGDIEFEGAEAIAAHLAELPEVEGCIATWVARHAYAIDRHDAACMAASARPELEQDGGSFVDHWIALAGTAHFTSRR; encoded by the coding sequence GTGAAGCTCGTGCAGGCGATCGTGATCATCGGCGCGCTCGCGATGGCGAGCGTCGGATGCGTCGGCAACCTCGGCGACGGCGCGGCCGGGCCGAGCGGCAGCGGGCGTCCAGGCGGGCCGAACAACCCGGGAAATCCGAACAATCCGCGCCCCAACGAGCCCGTGCCCGCATGCCCCGACGGCGACGAGCTCGGCCCGCGCGTGGTGCGGCGCCTGACCGCGTCGGAGCTCGAGACGACGATCCGCACCGTGTTCTCGCTCGACGCGAGCGCGTGGAGCGGACCGACCACGCCGCCCGACGCCGCGAGCGGCGACGGCTTCACCGGCGACGTCGATCGCCTTCGCGTGAACGAGACCTACGCGTCCCGCCTGCTCGAGACCGGTCGCGCGGTGGCCGACGTCGTGAGCGCGCAGCCGCGCCTCTCGACGATGCTGCCCTGCGCGACCGCGGGTGACGAGGCGTGCGCGCGCAACTTCGTCACGACGTACGCGCGTCGGCTCTATCGTCGCGCGCCGACGGACGCCGAGCTGAACCGCTATCTCGAGGCGTACCGTCGCATCGTGCCGGCCGCGGGGTTCCCGGCGTGGGTGCGCGCCGCGACGATCGCGATGGTGCAGTCGCCGCACGTCGTGTGGCGCTCGGAGCTCGGCACGGTGTCGGGCGACGGAGTCGCGCAGCTCGCGGGCTGGGAGATCGCGACCGAGCTCGCGTACACGTACACCGGCGCGCCGCCGGACGACGCGCTGCTGTCGCGCGCGGAGCGCGGCGAGCTCGACGATCCCGCGGTGGTGCGCGACGTCGCGCGCTCGATGGTGCTCGACGACGCGGGCGCGGTGCGCCCGGCGTTCCGTCGCATCGCGCTGCGCTTCTTCGAGCAGTGGGCGAGCCTCTCGTCGCTGCCGAACATCACGAAGGACGTCGAGCTCTATCCCGGGTTCACGCCCGCGGTGCGCGACGCGATGCGCCGCGAGCTCGACGCGTACTTCGATCACGTGATCCTCGAGGAGCGCGGCGGCGTCGCCGAGCTGCTCACCTCGCCGAGCACCTACGTCGACGCGACGCTCGCGAGCTACTACGGCTTCGGCGCGGCGAGCGGCGGCGACATGATCGCGGCGGAGCGCCCGGAGGGCTGGGGCATCGGCCTGCTCGCGCAGGGCGGCTGGCTCAGCGTGCAGGCGAACGCCGAGATCACGTCGCCGACGCGCCGCGGTCACTTCATCCGTGATCGCCTGCTCTGCCAGGAGATCCCGCCGCCGCCGCCCACCGTGGGCCCGCTGCCCGAGGTCGACGTCGGCAGCGTGAGCACGCGCGAGCGCTACGAGGTGCTCCACGCATCGAACGAGTCGTGCAACAGCTGCCATCGCCTGATGGATCCGATCGGCTTCGGCTTCGAGCACCTCGATGCGGCGGGCCGCCGTCGCGAGACGGAAGGGCGCTTCGAGATCGACGACAGCGGTCGGCTCACGAACGTCAGCGCGGGCGACATCGAGTTCGAGGGCGCGGAGGCGATCGCGGCGCACCTCGCCGAGCTCCCCGAGGTCGAGGGCTGCATCGCGACGTGGGTCGCGCGCCACGCCTACGCGATCGATCGCCACGATGCGGCGTGCATGGCCGCGAGCGCGCGCCCGGAGCTCGAGCAGGACGGCGGCAGCTTCGTCGATCACTGGATCGCGCTCGCGGGCACGGCGCACTTCACCAGCCGTCGCTAG